In Mycolicibacterium phocaicum, one DNA window encodes the following:
- the glmS gene encoding glutamine--fructose-6-phosphate transaminase (isomerizing), translating into MCGIVGYVGQRPARDIVVDALRRMEYRGYDSSGVALADGHGGLTIRRRAGRLANLEEALAETDAAQLEGTTGMGHTRWATHGRPTDRNAHPHSDASGKLAVVHNGIIENFAGLRAELEAAGVEFQSDTDSEVAVHLVAQAYRNGPTAGDFVASVLAVLRRLEGHFTLVFSNADEPGTIIAARRSTPLVVGVGDGEMFIGSDVAAFIEYTRDAVELGQDQAVVITADGYQVLDFDGNDASDRARPFHIDWDLSAAEKGGYDYFMYKEIAEQPTAVSDTLLGHFVDGKIVLDEQRLSDQELRDVDKVFIVACGTAYHSGLLAKYAIEHWTRLPVEVELASEFRYRDPVLDRSTLVIAISQSGETADTLEAVRHAKGQKAKVLAICNTNGSQIPREADAVLYTRAGPEIGVAATKTFLAQVAANYLVGLALAQARGTKYPDEVAREYRELEAMPALVEQVLERLDPIADLGRQFAQSPTILFLGRHVGYPVALEGALKLKELAYMHAEGFAAGELKHGPIALIDDDLPVIVVMPSPKGSSMLHAKLLSNIREIQARGAVTIVIAEEGDETVRPYADYIFELPTTSTLFQPLLSTIPLQVFAASVARERGYDVDKPRNLAKSVTVE; encoded by the coding sequence CTATGTCGGGCAACGGCCGGCCCGCGACATCGTGGTCGACGCGCTGCGACGGATGGAATACCGCGGCTACGACTCGTCCGGTGTCGCTCTGGCCGATGGCCACGGGGGTCTGACCATCCGGCGGCGCGCCGGCCGACTGGCCAACCTGGAAGAGGCGCTGGCCGAAACCGATGCTGCCCAGCTCGAAGGCACCACCGGTATGGGGCACACCCGCTGGGCGACCCATGGGCGTCCCACCGACCGCAACGCGCATCCGCACAGCGATGCCAGCGGCAAGCTCGCGGTGGTCCACAACGGCATCATCGAGAATTTCGCCGGTCTGCGAGCCGAGCTCGAGGCCGCCGGCGTCGAGTTCCAGAGCGACACCGACTCCGAGGTCGCCGTCCACCTGGTGGCGCAGGCCTACCGGAACGGGCCGACAGCCGGTGACTTCGTCGCCTCGGTGCTGGCGGTGCTGCGCCGGCTGGAGGGCCACTTCACGCTCGTGTTCTCCAACGCCGACGAGCCGGGCACCATCATCGCGGCCCGCCGCTCCACGCCGCTGGTGGTCGGGGTCGGCGACGGCGAGATGTTCATCGGCTCCGATGTCGCGGCCTTCATCGAGTACACGCGCGACGCCGTCGAACTCGGACAGGACCAGGCCGTGGTGATCACCGCTGACGGCTACCAGGTGCTGGACTTCGACGGCAACGACGCGTCCGACCGTGCGCGCCCGTTCCACATCGACTGGGACCTGTCGGCCGCCGAAAAGGGTGGCTACGACTACTTCATGTACAAGGAGATCGCCGAGCAGCCCACGGCCGTCTCCGACACGCTGCTCGGCCACTTCGTCGACGGCAAGATCGTGCTCGACGAGCAGCGGCTGTCCGACCAGGAACTGCGCGATGTCGACAAGGTCTTCATCGTCGCCTGCGGAACCGCGTACCACTCCGGCCTGCTCGCCAAGTACGCCATCGAGCACTGGACCCGGCTGCCGGTCGAGGTCGAGCTGGCCAGCGAGTTCCGCTACCGCGACCCGGTGCTGGACCGCAGCACGCTGGTGATCGCCATCTCGCAGTCCGGCGAGACCGCCGACACCCTGGAGGCCGTCCGGCACGCCAAGGGCCAGAAGGCCAAGGTGCTGGCGATCTGCAACACCAACGGTTCGCAGATTCCGCGCGAGGCCGACGCCGTGCTCTACACCCGGGCCGGGCCGGAGATCGGCGTTGCCGCGACCAAGACGTTCCTGGCTCAGGTGGCTGCCAACTACCTGGTGGGCCTGGCGCTGGCGCAGGCGCGCGGCACCAAGTACCCGGACGAGGTCGCCCGCGAGTACCGCGAGCTGGAGGCGATGCCGGCGTTGGTCGAGCAGGTGCTCGAGCGGCTGGACCCGATCGCCGATCTGGGCCGGCAGTTCGCGCAGTCGCCGACCATCCTGTTCCTCGGTCGGCACGTCGGCTATCCGGTGGCCCTCGAGGGTGCGCTCAAGCTCAAGGAGCTGGCGTACATGCACGCCGAGGGCTTTGCCGCCGGCGAGCTCAAGCACGGTCCCATCGCGCTGATCGACGACGATCTGCCGGTGATCGTGGTGATGCCGTCGCCCAAGGGCTCGTCGATGCTGCACGCCAAGCTGCTGAGCAACATCCGCGAGATTCAGGCCCGTGGGGCGGTCACCATTGTCATCGCCGAGGAAGGCGACGAGACGGTGCGCCCGTACGCGGACTACATCTTCGAGCTGCCGACGACCTCGACGCTGTTCCAGCCCCTGCTGTCGACCATCCCGCTGCAGGTGTTCGCCGCGTCGGTGGCCCGCGAACGCGGATATGACGTGGACAAGCCGCGGAACCTGGCGAAGTCGGTCACCGTCGAGTAG
- a CDS encoding GGDEF domain-containing protein, with protein MSVEGVRREGRGLLLDAAARHATVRLVREWWHTPTDYAAQVEYFAKRSLTGLIQFLVGLGVGMVGLIVMIAQWSVDQPAGVAVRAVSVVFITAMYVWSWVWWLRPWPSYRLSRAFIINVDVGVTVVTLLNQKVLSGMFGLSALLLVSFYIIFFDGPKALAVHSCWAVSSIAAISVEIAMISGGDPVLAFVKLLSGGALAVAPIAAHFGIWVLRNEANEASNDPLTGLLNRRGLNLHIDDLLRGHRKRTADVVVIVIDLDRFKVVNDRFGHGVGDEVLVRCAHRLESAVHGGALVARVGGEEFVVVDVLQPGDWASVADRIRVALCGRGDHAPITASIGITAAAITHFAESGCDHAELLGDLVARADEAMFVAKRGGGNAVSYCRRCPTRFGHRGEPFAIHPRAVRRRSVDRRKNQHSITGRPGGQQDWASGHTSITRPVLQNGGASSSRSGCGPAAAPPKRQARDACSLLSCQGAQCFRC; from the coding sequence GTGTCAGTCGAAGGTGTTCGTCGTGAGGGCCGTGGATTGTTGCTGGATGCTGCTGCGCGCCACGCCACGGTCCGATTGGTCCGCGAATGGTGGCACACGCCGACCGACTACGCGGCGCAGGTCGAGTACTTCGCCAAACGGTCACTGACCGGGCTGATCCAGTTCCTCGTCGGGCTCGGCGTCGGCATGGTCGGTTTGATCGTCATGATTGCCCAATGGTCCGTTGACCAGCCCGCAGGTGTGGCGGTCCGGGCTGTGTCGGTCGTGTTCATCACGGCGATGTACGTGTGGAGCTGGGTGTGGTGGCTGCGGCCGTGGCCGTCGTACCGGCTGTCGCGCGCGTTCATCATCAACGTCGACGTCGGCGTCACCGTGGTCACTCTGCTCAACCAGAAGGTGCTGTCCGGCATGTTCGGGCTGAGTGCGCTGCTGTTGGTGTCGTTCTACATCATCTTCTTCGACGGCCCGAAAGCTCTTGCCGTACACAGTTGTTGGGCGGTGTCGTCGATCGCGGCGATTTCCGTCGAGATCGCGATGATCAGCGGCGGCGATCCGGTGCTGGCGTTCGTGAAGTTGTTGTCCGGCGGGGCACTCGCGGTGGCACCGATCGCCGCCCACTTCGGCATCTGGGTGCTGCGCAATGAGGCCAACGAGGCCTCGAACGACCCATTGACCGGATTGCTGAACCGCCGCGGTCTCAATCTCCACATCGACGACCTGCTGCGTGGTCACCGCAAGCGCACAGCCGACGTCGTGGTCATCGTGATCGACCTCGACCGGTTCAAAGTCGTCAACGACCGGTTTGGCCATGGTGTCGGCGACGAGGTGCTGGTGCGCTGCGCCCACCGGCTGGAGTCCGCGGTGCACGGCGGCGCGCTCGTGGCGCGAGTAGGGGGCGAGGAGTTCGTCGTCGTCGACGTCCTGCAGCCGGGGGACTGGGCGTCCGTGGCCGACCGGATCCGGGTCGCGCTGTGCGGCCGCGGCGACCACGCGCCGATCACGGCGAGCATCGGTATCACCGCCGCGGCGATCACCCACTTCGCCGAATCGGGGTGCGACCACGCGGAACTGCTCGGCGATCTGGTCGCCCGTGCGGACGAGGCGATGTTCGTCGCCAAGCGTGGCGGCGGCAACGCCGTCAGCTACTGCCGTCGATGCCCGACGCGGTTCGGACATCGCGGTGAACCGTTCGCGATCCACCCACGCGCGGTGCGGCGTCGCAGTGTAGATCGCCGAAAGAACCAACACTCCATAACCGGCCGTCCCGGCGGACAACAGGATTGGGCCTCGGGTCACACGTCCATAACTCGGCCTGTGCTCCAGAATGGTGGCGCCTCGTCGAGCCGCTCCGGGTGCGGGCCTGCCGCTGCGCCGCCGAAGCGGCAGGCCCGCGATGCGTGTTCACTGTTGAGTTGTCAAGGTGCGCAATGCTTTAGGTGTTAG
- the ltrA gene encoding group II intron reverse transcriptase/maturase has product MNIGAALELPLVAHRRVLRMQTKLHCWAAADRGRRFDDLFNLAADPCFLAVAWSRVRENTGARSAGIDKRTAGSIEARADGVAGFLEELREALRSGAFRPVPVRRVEIPKSGGKVRKLGIPTVADRVVQASLKLVLEPIFETDFSDSSYGFRPGRRAQDAIEDIRKFAREGYEWVFEADIAACFDEIDHSALLQRVRGRIGDTRILRLVKAFLKAGVLDTDGTTYDTYSGTPQGGILSPLLANIALSVIDDHFDARWATHRDASARRSHRQRGAATYHLVRYADDFVVLVFGQRGHAEHLWEDMADLLAPMGLRLAPAKTQVVHIDEGFDFLGFHIQRHTQRGSTRSYVYSYPSRTSLQTMRHKLKTVTKRITHQSADQMFRRLSRMVRGWAQYFRHSSASRAYSHIRNYLWWRVWRWLMHKHPRTYKRALWASYHVRKWPEYNGVRLYDPTTMRIQRYRYRGSKIPTPWAPSSAVPA; this is encoded by the coding sequence ATGAATATCGGTGCCGCGCTGGAGCTGCCGTTGGTGGCGCACCGGCGGGTACTGAGGATGCAAACCAAACTGCACTGTTGGGCGGCGGCCGATCGTGGTCGTCGGTTTGATGATCTGTTCAACCTCGCGGCGGATCCGTGTTTCCTCGCGGTGGCGTGGTCACGGGTCCGGGAGAACACCGGTGCCCGCAGTGCGGGGATCGACAAACGCACCGCCGGCAGCATCGAGGCGCGAGCCGATGGCGTTGCCGGGTTTCTGGAAGAATTGCGGGAAGCGTTGCGCTCCGGTGCTTTTCGACCAGTACCGGTGCGGCGAGTGGAGATACCCAAAAGCGGCGGCAAGGTCCGCAAGCTCGGTATCCCGACCGTGGCCGATCGGGTGGTACAGGCGTCGCTGAAGCTGGTGCTGGAGCCAATATTCGAAACGGACTTCTCCGATTCGAGTTACGGCTTCCGGCCAGGGCGACGGGCACAAGACGCGATCGAGGACATTCGAAAGTTCGCTCGTGAAGGCTACGAGTGGGTGTTCGAAGCTGACATCGCGGCGTGTTTCGACGAGATCGACCACAGCGCCCTGCTGCAGCGGGTACGTGGCCGGATCGGCGACACACGCATCCTGCGGTTGGTGAAAGCATTCCTGAAGGCCGGAGTGCTCGACACCGACGGCACCACCTATGACACCTACTCCGGAACTCCCCAGGGCGGCATCCTTTCGCCGCTACTGGCCAACATCGCCTTATCGGTCATCGATGATCACTTCGATGCCCGATGGGCGACCCACCGGGACGCCTCGGCCCGCCGTAGCCACCGCCAACGCGGCGCAGCGACGTACCACCTCGTGCGGTACGCCGATGACTTCGTCGTTCTGGTCTTCGGTCAACGCGGGCACGCCGAACACCTGTGGGAGGACATGGCCGACCTGCTGGCACCGATGGGGCTGCGGCTGGCCCCGGCCAAGACGCAGGTCGTCCATATCGACGAGGGCTTCGACTTCCTGGGATTCCACATCCAGCGGCACACCCAGAGGGGAAGCACCCGGTCATACGTCTACAGCTACCCGTCGCGGACCTCGCTGCAGACAATGCGACACAAACTCAAGACGGTGACCAAACGGATCACCCACCAATCCGCGGACCAGATGTTCAGGCGATTGAGTCGGATGGTTCGCGGCTGGGCCCAGTACTTCCGGCACAGCTCAGCCAGCCGGGCTTACTCCCACATCCGCAACTACTTGTGGTGGCGGGTGTGGCGCTGGCTGATGCATAAACACCCACGCACCTACAAACGGGCCCTGTGGGCCAGCTACCACGTGCGTAAGTGGCCGGAATACAACGGTGTTCGGCTCTACGACCCCACCACGATGCGCATCCAGCGCTACCGCTACCGGGGCTCGAAAATCCCCACACCCTGGGCACCATCAAGCGCCGTCCCAGCTTGA
- a CDS encoding DUF222 domain-containing protein: MPALPTLSAHAGDGAISGEHVDAIVKGINHIRARSPGPVDEAARFAQVTDLLGQFFSGATPAAIADRARRLGNRHAAAEGGLPAAEDRSINTAEHRITSDGRVQVRADLDAEVGAKYIAAMEELSAPRPEPDGSPDTRTAGRRRADALEAVLDIAARGGDVASAPRTQLLVTVPADTPDLATLEFIGSISTMTLDRLTCDTTVTTIIVDGEHVPLDMSREKRLFPPHLRKALYLRDQCCIKCGAPPGRTHAHHIVHVRREARVFRSEVKDLRYRAVTAA, translated from the coding sequence CTGCCGGCGCTGCCCACGCTCTCGGCGCACGCCGGCGACGGGGCGATCTCCGGTGAACATGTCGATGCGATCGTCAAAGGCATCAACCACATACGAGCCCGCTCGCCAGGTCCAGTGGATGAGGCGGCCCGGTTTGCGCAGGTGACCGACCTGCTGGGGCAGTTCTTCTCCGGCGCCACCCCCGCGGCGATCGCCGACCGGGCCCGGCGGTTGGGCAACCGGCACGCGGCCGCCGAGGGTGGGCTGCCGGCCGCCGAGGACCGCTCGATCAACACCGCCGAACACCGCATCACCAGCGACGGCAGGGTCCAGGTCCGCGCGGACCTGGATGCCGAAGTCGGCGCCAAATACATCGCGGCGATGGAAGAACTGTCGGCGCCGCGGCCCGAACCCGACGGCAGCCCCGACACCCGCACGGCCGGCAGACGGCGCGCTGATGCGCTGGAGGCGGTGTTGGACATCGCCGCCCGCGGCGGGGATGTCGCGTCGGCGCCGCGGACGCAGTTGTTGGTGACGGTGCCCGCCGACACTCCGGACCTGGCCACGCTGGAATTCATCGGATCGATCAGCACCATGACCCTGGACCGGCTCACCTGCGACACCACCGTCACCACGATCATCGTCGACGGCGAACACGTACCCCTCGACATGAGCCGCGAGAAACGCCTGTTCCCACCGCACCTACGCAAAGCGCTATATCTGCGCGATCAGTGCTGCATCAAATGCGGCGCCCCACCCGGACGCACCCACGCCCACCACATCGTGCACGTGCGCCGTGAGGCGCGTGTTTTCCGATCGGAGGTGAAAGACCTCCGATATCGGGCCGTCACAGCGGCCTGA
- a CDS encoding TnsA-like heteromeric transposase endonuclease subunit — protein MSTLAVGARVDSFCGAELEVAMDGQRSRLPLERACAIGFDTDCGPVRRFPSFRGQRNFPGSWWLTGTRTHVGYESWLERDHVMAFDADPDVIGVASQPFRIHWPDGRHHVPDFYVRRSDGTVLIVDVRADDRIKPADAELFAWSEVACSAVGWRYRRVGALDPILAANLRWLSGYRHSRVLRPGLAAELLAHFAQERPLLAGAKAVGNQVAALPVLFHLLWHRRLVADLTLSVLDDQTSVVAAAA, from the coding sequence ATGTCGACGCTGGCTGTGGGTGCCCGGGTCGATTCGTTCTGCGGCGCTGAGCTGGAGGTCGCCATGGATGGTCAGCGCTCCCGGCTGCCGTTGGAGCGAGCCTGTGCGATCGGTTTCGATACCGATTGCGGTCCGGTCCGGCGGTTTCCTTCGTTTCGCGGGCAACGCAATTTTCCTGGTTCGTGGTGGTTGACCGGTACTCGCACCCATGTCGGTTATGAATCGTGGCTGGAGCGCGATCATGTGATGGCTTTTGACGCCGACCCTGATGTCATTGGCGTTGCCTCGCAACCGTTTCGGATTCATTGGCCCGATGGGCGCCATCATGTTCCGGACTTCTACGTCCGGCGCTCTGATGGCACCGTGTTGATCGTTGACGTTCGCGCTGATGACCGCATTAAGCCGGCCGACGCCGAACTGTTTGCCTGGTCCGAGGTGGCGTGCTCGGCCGTGGGTTGGCGTTATCGCCGCGTCGGTGCGCTCGATCCCATCCTGGCGGCCAACCTGCGGTGGCTGTCGGGTTACCGGCATTCGCGGGTGCTGCGCCCGGGCCTGGCGGCCGAGCTGCTCGCACATTTCGCCCAGGAGCGGCCGTTGCTGGCGGGCGCGAAGGCGGTCGGCAACCAGGTAGCGGCGTTACCTGTGCTGTTTCACTTGTTGTGGCACCGGCGGTTGGTGGCGGATTTGACGCTGTCGGTGCTCGACGATCAGACCTCCGTGGTCGCGGCCGCAGCATGA
- a CDS encoding type VII secretion target codes for MGDVIEVDSQGLGVLAAQCDQASNALNIVPAPMAGPARQATATAVAGAYTDFHAAAGVLAARATSTGYKLRTASGLYHTTDDESAQNLTREL; via the coding sequence GTGGGGGACGTGATCGAAGTTGACAGTCAGGGATTGGGTGTGCTGGCCGCACAGTGCGACCAGGCGAGCAACGCGCTGAACATCGTCCCCGCTCCCATGGCGGGTCCGGCCCGCCAGGCTACCGCGACCGCAGTCGCTGGCGCCTACACCGACTTTCACGCCGCAGCTGGAGTTCTGGCCGCCCGAGCCACGTCAACGGGGTACAAGCTGCGCACCGCCAGTGGCCTCTACCACACGACCGACGACGAGTCTGCACAGAACTTGACGAGGGAGCTCTGA
- a CDS encoding DUF1942 domain-containing protein encodes MVRRMVVAAAGMFGLAMMGAPLAAAAETCPHQMGSAQHLPDAGGGAAADWTLTGLHPSADPAPGYPLAGRLWEATVTVRAVSGAVTPMIPNFSAMGEQHAQYPVLWQLASPSGISAATLAQGQSATGKVYFDVTGADPMMVTYSAGGPKPAMMWCDMAAMAPMMSKPMPMPMDDCPCCDGGCDCCDNKGMNNGM; translated from the coding sequence ATGGTTCGACGGATGGTGGTGGCGGCAGCCGGGATGTTCGGCTTGGCGATGATGGGGGCACCGCTGGCCGCGGCGGCCGAGACGTGTCCGCATCAGATGGGGTCGGCGCAGCACCTGCCCGACGCCGGTGGCGGCGCGGCGGCCGACTGGACGCTGACCGGTCTGCACCCCAGCGCCGACCCGGCTCCCGGATACCCGCTGGCCGGGCGGTTGTGGGAGGCCACCGTGACGGTGCGGGCGGTGTCGGGTGCGGTGACTCCGATGATCCCGAACTTCAGCGCGATGGGTGAACAGCACGCCCAGTATCCGGTGTTGTGGCAGCTGGCCAGCCCGTCGGGTATCTCGGCGGCCACCCTCGCGCAGGGGCAGAGTGCCACGGGCAAGGTGTACTTCGACGTGACTGGGGCCGACCCGATGATGGTGACGTATTCCGCCGGTGGGCCCAAGCCGGCGATGATGTGGTGCGACATGGCGGCGATGGCGCCGATGATGTCCAAGCCGATGCCCATGCCGATGGACGACTGCCCCTGCTGCGACGGCGGCTGCGATTGCTGCGACAACAAAGGCATGAACAACGGAATGTAG
- a CDS encoding M56 family metallopeptidase, whose amino-acid sequence MSTVVCLLGYSLAVLLAGPPVLRRLTAGGHAPRLGAAAWLTAIISVLASWVAAAAITIVELVRHWGHLDRLIVSCLMWLCRAASGAVDSTAQAVVIGALAAAGAGAAIAAVRVVRAAGLLRHRAREHARDVRLVGRATADADVVVIDAPQPAAYCVTGRPGAIVFTSAALAALDDRQRAAVLAHERAHLAGHHLTVMVGMRALARVFPRLLLITEGVQQVSRLLEMCADDVAVRDHGARALLSGLIALCGAAPAEALGAADVAVLDRAARLTGPAGTGLAARAGLAAALVTVIAGPLFIAALAASGTALCMG is encoded by the coding sequence GTGAGCACGGTGGTGTGCCTGCTTGGCTACAGCCTCGCGGTGCTGCTGGCCGGGCCACCCGTGCTGCGCCGGCTCACCGCCGGCGGGCACGCGCCCCGCCTAGGGGCGGCGGCCTGGCTGACCGCGATCATCAGCGTCCTGGCCAGCTGGGTGGCCGCAGCCGCGATCACGATCGTCGAACTGGTCCGCCATTGGGGACATCTGGACCGCCTCATCGTCTCGTGCCTGATGTGGCTGTGCCGCGCGGCCAGCGGCGCCGTGGACAGCACGGCGCAGGCTGTGGTGATCGGTGCGCTCGCCGCGGCGGGCGCCGGTGCCGCGATCGCCGCGGTGCGGGTGGTGCGAGCAGCGGGTCTGCTGCGCCATCGTGCCCGCGAGCACGCCCGCGATGTGCGGCTGGTCGGGCGCGCGACCGCCGACGCCGATGTGGTGGTCATTGATGCGCCCCAGCCCGCGGCCTACTGCGTGACGGGCCGCCCGGGGGCCATCGTGTTCACCAGCGCCGCGCTGGCTGCGCTCGATGACCGCCAGCGCGCGGCGGTGCTGGCCCACGAACGCGCCCACTTGGCCGGGCACCATCTGACGGTGATGGTGGGGATGCGCGCCCTGGCCCGGGTTTTTCCCCGCCTGCTGCTGATCACCGAAGGCGTCCAACAGGTTTCGCGGCTGTTGGAGATGTGCGCCGACGATGTCGCGGTCCGCGATCATGGTGCTCGCGCGTTGCTGTCCGGGCTGATCGCGCTGTGCGGCGCGGCACCGGCCGAAGCCCTCGGGGCGGCCGATGTTGCCGTGCTGGACCGTGCTGCCCGCCTGACCGGGCCCGCCGGCACAGGGCTGGCGGCGCGGGCGGGTTTGGCCGCCGCGCTGGTGACGGTCATCGCAGGGCCACTGTTCATCGCCGCCTTGGCGGCATCGGGCACAGCGCTGTGCATGGGATAG
- a CDS encoding transposase, whose amino-acid sequence MSEKRKKYDREFREGAVRIVEETGKSIAAVARDLGVNEGTLGNWVTRAREAREGRGELSKDDVAELKRLRAEVAELRMERDVLKRSVVLWVKEATK is encoded by the coding sequence ATGTCAGAGAAGCGGAAGAAGTACGACCGGGAGTTCCGTGAGGGGGCTGTTCGGATCGTCGAGGAGACGGGTAAGTCGATCGCGGCGGTGGCTCGGGATCTGGGGGTGAACGAGGGCACCCTGGGCAACTGGGTGACCCGGGCGCGGGAAGCGCGGGAAGGTCGCGGTGAGCTGTCCAAGGACGATGTTGCCGAGCTCAAGCGCCTGCGTGCCGAGGTGGCTGAGTTGCGGATGGAGCGTGATGTCCTCAAGCGATCAGTGGTCCTGTGGGTGAAGGAGGCGACGAAGTGA
- a CDS encoding IS3 family transposase, protein MSVARFIADQRTKYRVPHTITCALLGVGVSWFYKWLGRAGNHDGVHTDTDRRRVALDEAVSTAFVRAKGLHGSPRLVADLRDLGWQVSENTVADSMRRQGLVARKIRRRGGLTRQDQTAPKFPDLVKRDFTAAAPNCKWVGDMTEIPTECGQKLYLATVIDLYSRRLLGAAMGLHPDAELACAAINMAVAARGGRQAIWRDEESERVIFHTDRGSTYTAKVFTTLCRTLGIRQSMGRVGSCFDNAAAEAFFSSLEWEVLSRNMFRDTVHAQAVVIDWCYTFYNHQRRHSAADGLSPVNYEIRESNITPEAA, encoded by the coding sequence GTGAGCGTGGCACGCTTCATCGCCGACCAGAGGACCAAATACCGTGTGCCCCATACGATCACGTGCGCGCTGTTGGGTGTTGGTGTGTCGTGGTTCTATAAGTGGCTTGGCCGGGCCGGCAACCATGATGGGGTGCACACCGACACCGACCGGCGCCGCGTGGCACTCGATGAGGCAGTCAGCACCGCATTTGTCAGAGCAAAGGGGTTGCATGGGTCGCCGCGGCTGGTCGCTGACCTGCGGGATCTGGGCTGGCAGGTGTCGGAGAACACGGTGGCCGATTCGATGCGCCGTCAGGGGTTGGTGGCCCGCAAGATCCGTCGCCGGGGTGGCCTGACCCGCCAGGACCAGACGGCACCGAAGTTCCCTGACCTGGTCAAACGGGACTTCACTGCGGCCGCGCCGAACTGTAAATGGGTGGGCGATATGACCGAGATTCCCACCGAGTGCGGGCAGAAGCTGTATCTGGCGACGGTGATCGACCTCTACAGTCGGCGGTTGTTGGGGGCGGCGATGGGACTGCACCCGGATGCCGAGTTGGCGTGCGCGGCAATCAACATGGCCGTAGCTGCCCGCGGTGGCCGCCAAGCGATCTGGCGCGATGAGGAGTCCGAACGGGTCATATTTCACACCGATCGCGGCAGCACTTATACCGCGAAGGTGTTCACCACGTTGTGCCGGACCTTGGGTATTCGGCAGTCGATGGGCCGTGTGGGGTCGTGTTTCGATAACGCCGCCGCGGAAGCGTTCTTCTCTTCATTGGAATGGGAAGTGTTGTCCCGCAATATGTTCCGTGATACCGTTCATGCGCAGGCTGTGGTGATCGATTGGTGTTACACCTTCTACAATCACCAGCGTCGGCACAGCGCCGCCGATGGGTTATCGCCGGTCAACTACGAGATCAGGGAATCCAACATCACGCCGGAAGCGGCATAA
- a CDS encoding DeoR/GlpR family DNA-binding transcription regulator, with product MDSDSRQRRIVEFARTRGRVEVLALAEELNVASETIRRDLKVLAGRRMLKRVHGGAIPLETAAFESTVEYRSQVDLAQKHRIAAAAADVLHGAETVYLDEGFTPRLIAERLADEQLTVVTSSLLAAEALAHSETVTVLLLGGRMRGRTLATVDNWAVERLRSLVIDVAYLGTNGITPEHGLTTPDPAVAAVKQTAVSVATRRILVAADSKFGETSFCRFAEVSDFETIVTGTELPVTEAARYEALGPSVVRA from the coding sequence GTGGATTCCGACAGCCGTCAGCGCCGCATCGTCGAGTTCGCCCGCACCCGCGGGCGGGTCGAGGTGCTGGCGCTGGCCGAAGAACTGAACGTCGCGTCGGAGACCATCCGCCGCGATCTGAAGGTGCTGGCCGGGCGACGCATGCTCAAACGGGTCCACGGCGGAGCCATACCGCTGGAAACGGCAGCGTTCGAATCGACTGTGGAGTACCGCAGCCAGGTCGACCTGGCCCAGAAACACCGGATCGCCGCCGCAGCCGCGGACGTGCTGCACGGAGCCGAAACCGTTTACCTGGATGAGGGTTTCACCCCGCGCCTGATCGCCGAGCGACTGGCGGACGAGCAGCTGACAGTGGTGACGTCGTCGCTGCTGGCCGCCGAGGCGCTCGCCCACAGCGAGACCGTGACGGTGCTGCTGCTCGGCGGACGGATGCGCGGACGGACCCTGGCGACGGTCGACAACTGGGCCGTCGAGCGGTTGCGCAGCCTGGTCATCGATGTCGCCTACCTCGGCACCAACGGCATCACGCCTGAGCACGGGCTGACCACCCCGGACCCTGCCGTGGCCGCGGTCAAGCAGACAGCGGTGTCTGTCGCGACGCGGCGCATTCTAGTTGCCGCCGATTCCAAATTCGGCGAGACCAGCTTCTGCCGGTTCGCCGAGGTATCCGACTTCGAGACGATCGTCACCGGCACAGAACTGCCGGTGACGGAGGCGGCACGCTATGAAGCGTTAGGGCCGTCGGTGGTGCGCGCCTGA